The Amycolatopsis sp. QT-25 genomic sequence CGTCGGCGAAGTACGTCGGCCCGGAGCCGCGTAAGCCGGAGGACGTCGAAGGCTGGGACCTGGTCGCGAAGCAGTCCTAGCAGCGCGCTATGAAAGGTCCTTTCCTTGCGAAATTTGCCAGGAAAGGACCTTTCATAGCATCCGCGGGACCGAAGAATCGTGTCGCGCCGTCGCCGAAAGCATGGCCGTGAGCTGATCGACCAGCCACCCGTCGAGCATCTCGCGCGGCACGGCACGCTCCTGGAGCCAGCTCAGCAGCGAACCCTCCACCACCGCGGTCCAGCAGCGCAGGGTCAGCAGGAGCATGGGCGAGGGCTCCGACACTCCCAGCGCGTCGAGGATGAGCTCGACGGCACGATTGCGGACCTCGTCGATCGCCGCGTCCGTCTCCGAGGTCGCGATCACCGAACCGCTGCGCAACAAGGCGACGTAGCCCGCGCGATAGTGGTCGGCGACGTCGATCAGTCCGCGGACGGCGGCCCGCAGCCGCGTTTCGGGCGGCCCTTCCTCGAGTCCGGCAAGGCCGTCGATGAGCCCTTCGGTGACCGTTTTCAGTGCTTCGACCTGAAGTTCCCGCAGACTCGAGAAGTACCGGTAGAACAGCGGCCGCGAAACCTCGGCGTGGGCGATGATGTCGTCGACCGTGACGAGTTCGGGGGCGCGCGAACCGAACAGGTCCAGCGCGGCGCGGATCAAGTCCTCGCGGCGCGCTTCCGCCGACATCCGGCGAGGACGTCTGACAGAGGTCACGGGGTGACGTCCAGTTTCGCCGCCGCCCGCAGCAGTCCGGGGGTGAGCCGGGAGAGGACGAGCGCGGCCTTGGCCTCCGGCGTCGACGGCTGGATCGCCTTGTCCTTCTCGACGGCGCGCAGGATGTCGCGAGCGACCTTCTCCGGGCCGAAACCGCGTTTCGCGTACAGCTTGCTGCTCGACTTCTGGCGCCGCCTCTGTTCGACGTCGTCGACGCCGACGAAGCGAGTGGTGCTGGTGATGTTCGTGTTCACGATGCCGGGGCAGATCGCGGTGACGCCGATGTTCTCGGCGGCCAGCTCCGCCCGCAGGCACACGCTCAACGTCAGCACGGCCGATTTCGTGGTGGCGTAGGCCGAAAGGATCTTCGACGGCAGGTAGGCGGCGGCCGAGGCGACGTTGACGATCTGGCCGCCTTCGGCCCGCTCGCGCATCTGCCCGGCGAAGACGCGGCAGCCGTGGATGACGCCCCACAGGTTCACGTCGATGAGGCGTTCCCAGTCCTTGACCGTCGTGTCGAGGAACGGGCCGGACAGCCCGATCCCCGCGTTGTTCACGACGATGTCCGGGACCCCGAACTCCTTCTTGACCCGCAGGGCGAACTTCTCGACCGCCTCGGTGTCAGAGGAGTCCACTGTGTACTCCCCGACGGTGGCACCCTTGTCACGCAGCAGTTTCGCGGTCTCCGCCGCGGCCGGGCCGTCGATGTCGGTGATGATCAGGTCGGCGCCCTTGTCCGCGAACGCGAGCGCCGTCGCGCGGCCGATCCCGCTGCCGGCGCCGGTGACCACGACGAGCCTGTGCGCGAAACCTTTCGACCTGGCCCGCTTGAGCGCGCGGCTCTCTTCACCGCCTTCGACGTGGTCGATCAGCTCGGCGGTGGCGGCGGCGATCACCTGCGGCTTCTCGCGGACCACCCAGTGCGTGCCGACGATCCGGCGCACCCGCAGGTCCGGCGCCCAGCGCTCGATCTCGGTCTGCAAGGGTGTGGTGACGAACTTGTCGCCGGTGGGGGCGAGCACTTGCACCGGGATCTCGGCGTTACCCGGCCGGGGCCGGGAGAGCCGCGTGAACATGTTGGCGCGGTAGAGGTTGAGCCCGTACAGTCCGTCCGAAGTGGACGGTTTCGCGGCCGCTGGATCCATTCTGCCGATGAGCGCGCCCATCGCGCCGGTGCGCCACAACAGCTGCGGGATCAGCGGGAGCTGGAATCCGAGGATGTACGTCGAGTGCACTCCTTGCACGAGCGCGTTCTTGAGCCGCTTCGGGCTCGGGCGCAGCTGGGCGCGGAACCACGCTCCGGCGTGATCGAGACTCGGCCCGGAGATCGACGTGAAGGACGCGAGCCGTTGCCGCAGCCTTTCGCCGGTGACCGAATGCCACGTCTGGATGGAGCCCCAGTCGTGGGCGAGCAGATGAACCTTGCCCTCGGACTGGACCTCGTCGATCACCGAAGCGAGGTCATCGGACAGCTGGTCCAACTTGTAGGACACTCGTCCCGAAGGCTTGTCCGAGCGGCCGGCGCCGCGGACGTCGTAGACGACGACCCGATAGCGGCGCTCCAGCAGGGCGGCGACGCCGTCCCACATCGAGCCGTTGTCCGGGTATCCGTGGACGAGCACCACCGTGGGCGCGTCGTCGACCCCGGTCACCCGGACCGAGAGGCGGACACCGTCGCTGGCCGTCACCCACGTATGAGACATGGTGTCATGTTAGACAACATGTCAACAAGACGGCTTCTTCAGCAGCGCGCGACCGGCCGTCCATCCGGTGTCGATCACCAGGACGAAGGTCCAGATCCGGCCGAGGTTCAGCAGCCAGTGACCACTCGAGTTCCAGAACCAGTCGGCCGCGTGAGGGGCGCCGAACAACGCCTCGACGGGCCAGCTGTACCCGGTGACCGCCAACGCCGCCTGCGCGACGACGTACACCACGACATGGATCGTCCAGGCGCGGAGTGGATTCGAGCGCTTGTTCGCCTCCTCCGTCACCGATTCGGCCGCTTGCGGACGTTCCCCGATCGTGCGGGTGGCCGGCTTTTCCTTTTGTGACACCGTTTTTCGTGGTTCCACGGGAAACTCCGCAACTCCGACACGCCGTACGGCACCACGGACCACGAACGATCCGAAGAGCAGGAGCGCCGCCGCGCCGAAGCAGGCGACGCGCCATCCAGTATCCGAACCATAGAGCTGACCCGCCACGAAGGTCCCGGCCGTCGCTCCCAGTAGCGTCGCGCTCTCGTAGATGCCCATCGCCCGGCCGAGGCTGAGCCCGGCCGCCTCGGCGACCACCGCCTGCTCCACCGGAATGGCCGCCGCGAACGCCGCGGCGGACAGCACCCACATGACCGCGAGCATCGGCGGACTCGGTGCTAACGACAGGCCCGCGGCGAAGGTCGCGCTCGCCACCATCGCCAAGGCGAGCACGCGCGTCCGGCCGACCTTGCGGACGAAGCCGTGCAGATGGTCCGGCAGCAGGCTGTAGACGATGAAGCCGGGGATGAACACGGCGGCGATTTCGCCGAGTTGCAGTCGATGCCCGCGTTGCAGATGCATCAGGAGCAACAGGGCGACCCCGGCCTCGGCCATCGCGGTCAACGCGACCAGCGCCAGCATCGGGCGCATCCTCTTGCCCAACTGGGAAAGCCGTGGCGCGCCCGCTTCGCGCACCGGCGCGGACGGCGCGTTCAGCAGGACCACCGCGGCCACCGCACAGGCCGCCGCGCCGAGCCAGAACACGCCCCGGTAATCGATCCAGGCGATCGCGGTCAGCGCGACCACGAACGCGATCCACGTGCCGCCGCCCTCGGCCGCGAACAGCTTGCTGAACGCGCTGTCGTCCCTCGCGAGCCCTTCCCCCACCCGAGCTCGCAACGCGACCCAGAACAGCGCTCCACCCGTACCACCGAGAACCGCGGCCAGGTAAGCGACTTCGATGCCCGGGGTCACCGCGTATACCACAAAGGACAGTCCATACAGGATCGCGCCGATGGCCGAGATCCGGCCGCGGTCGAACCGGTCCGCGAGCGAGCCCGCGATCGGCCGGACCACGAACGACACCAGCGTCTCCACGGCGGTCAGCGCCCCGACCTCGGCCGCCGACGCGCCGAGCCGGCTTCCCACCCACAACGGCAGCAGGAAATCGAGAACCTCCGCCGGACCTTTGGTCAGCGCGGCGGCGAACCGGTTCTCCTCCGCCCGCCGCCGGTGTGCGATTTCTTCCACCCCGGTACCCCCTGTCGAATACGACTGTATTCCAAAGAGAGCCGGGTGGGCAAGGTGGCAGCCGAGGGGACCTCCGACGTCCGGGAGTCCGCACGGTCGCCAGTCCGGGGCCGAATTGCGGGAGGGTGACGGTCCGCGCCCGGACACGACACGTTCGCCCTCCGGCTCAACGACCTTCTCCATCGCTCACGACCCCCTCGCGAACGACACCGATCAGCCAAGTGGGGCACAGTTGCCCATCACGTCACCTTCGACCATCAGCCGAGCGAAGAGGAGGATGTGTCCGTGCCGAAGATCGTCGACCGGGCCGAACGCCGCCGGGAAATCGCCGGCGCCCTCCTGCGCATCGTCGCGCGCGAAGGCGTCGAGGCCGTGAGCGTGCGCTCGGTCGCCGTCGAAGCCGGGGTATCCGCGGGTGCGGTGCAGAAGTACTTCTCCACCAAGGAAGATCTGTTCCGCTTCGCCCTCGACATGACCAGCGAGTTCCTGGAGCAACGCTGGCAGAACCTCGATCGGTCCGGGAATCCGCTCGACCTGTTGCTGCGCCTGCTGATCGAAGCGATGCCGCTCGACGAGCAGCGCCGCGCGGAGGTGATCGTCGTCAACGCCTTCACCGCCCGCGCCGCCGTCCGGCCTTCATGGGCCGAGTTCGTCCGC encodes the following:
- a CDS encoding TetR/AcrR family transcriptional regulator, giving the protein MSAEARREDLIRAALDLFGSRAPELVTVDDIIAHAEVSRPLFYRYFSSLRELQVEALKTVTEGLIDGLAGLEEGPPETRLRAAVRGLIDVADHYRAGYVALLRSGSVIATSETDAAIDEVRNRAVELILDALGVSEPSPMLLLTLRCWTAVVEGSLLSWLQERAVPREMLDGWLVDQLTAMLSATARHDSSVPRML
- a CDS encoding SDR family oxidoreductase gives rise to the protein MTASDGVRLSVRVTGVDDAPTVVLVHGYPDNGSMWDGVAALLERRYRVVVYDVRGAGRSDKPSGRVSYKLDQLSDDLASVIDEVQSEGKVHLLAHDWGSIQTWHSVTGERLRQRLASFTSISGPSLDHAGAWFRAQLRPSPKRLKNALVQGVHSTYILGFQLPLIPQLLWRTGAMGALIGRMDPAAAKPSTSDGLYGLNLYRANMFTRLSRPRPGNAEIPVQVLAPTGDKFVTTPLQTEIERWAPDLRVRRIVGTHWVVREKPQVIAAATAELIDHVEGGEESRALKRARSKGFAHRLVVVTGAGSGIGRATALAFADKGADLIITDIDGPAAAETAKLLRDKGATVGEYTVDSSDTEAVEKFALRVKKEFGVPDIVVNNAGIGLSGPFLDTTVKDWERLIDVNLWGVIHGCRVFAGQMRERAEGGQIVNVASAAAYLPSKILSAYATTKSAVLTLSVCLRAELAAENIGVTAICPGIVNTNITSTTRFVGVDDVEQRRRQKSSSKLYAKRGFGPEKVARDILRAVEKDKAIQPSTPEAKAALVLSRLTPGLLRAAAKLDVTP
- a CDS encoding MFS transporter; translation: MEEIAHRRRAEENRFAAALTKGPAEVLDFLLPLWVGSRLGASAAEVGALTAVETLVSFVVRPIAGSLADRFDRGRISAIGAILYGLSFVVYAVTPGIEVAYLAAVLGGTGGALFWVALRARVGEGLARDDSAFSKLFAAEGGGTWIAFVVALTAIAWIDYRGVFWLGAAACAVAAVVLLNAPSAPVREAGAPRLSQLGKRMRPMLALVALTAMAEAGVALLLLMHLQRGHRLQLGEIAAVFIPGFIVYSLLPDHLHGFVRKVGRTRVLALAMVASATFAAGLSLAPSPPMLAVMWVLSAAAFAAAIPVEQAVVAEAAGLSLGRAMGIYESATLLGATAGTFVAGQLYGSDTGWRVACFGAAALLLFGSFVVRGAVRRVGVAEFPVEPRKTVSQKEKPATRTIGERPQAAESVTEEANKRSNPLRAWTIHVVVYVVAQAALAVTGYSWPVEALFGAPHAADWFWNSSGHWLLNLGRIWTFVLVIDTGWTAGRALLKKPSC
- a CDS encoding TetR/AcrR family transcriptional regulator; its protein translation is MPKIVDRAERRREIAGALLRIVAREGVEAVSVRSVAVEAGVSAGAVQKYFSTKEDLFRFALDMTSEFLEQRWQNLDRSGNPLDLLLRLLIEAMPLDEQRRAEVIVVNAFTARAAVRPSWAEFVRTGYDELQELTTRYLREAQTSGHVRDDLAASDLADAVLALSDGFANRMLTSADPAALLPSLETSVHTLLAPTHRN